Proteins encoded within one genomic window of Clupea harengus chromosome 10, Ch_v2.0.2, whole genome shotgun sequence:
- the mfsd14a1 gene encoding MFSD14 family MFS transporter, translating to MTQSKKKKRANRSLLLAKKIIIKDGGTSQGFGAPSVYHAVIVIFLEFFAWGLLTAPTLVVLHETFPKHTFLMNGLIQGVKGLLSFLSAPLIGALSDVWGRKSFLLLTVFFTCAPIPLMKISPWWYFAVISVSGVFAVTFSVVFAYVADITQEHERSMAYGLVSATFAASLVTSPAIGAYLGRVYGDSLVVVLASAIAMLDICFILVAVPESLPEKMRPASWGAPISWEQADPFASLRKVGQDSTVLLICITVFLSYLPEAGQYSSFFLYLRQIMDFSPESVAAFIAVLGLLSIVAQTVVLSLLMRSIGNKNTILLGLGFQILQLAWYGFGSEPWMMWAAGAVAAMSSITFPAVSALVSRTAEPDQQGVGQGMVTGIRGLCNGLGPALYGFIFYIFHVELDEVPAEGLDTHHTHHHQESSIIPGPPFLFGACSVLLALLVALFIPEHPNLGVSRGGSWKKHTSPHSHPHPAQPPSEAKEPLLQDTNV from the exons ATGACACAGAGCAAAAAGAAGAAACGGGCGAATCGCAGTCTTCTGCTGGCTAAAAAAATCATCATCAAGGATGGAGGGACA TCACAAGGCTTCGGGGCTCCCAGTGTTTACCATGCAGTCATCGTCATCTTTTTGGAGTTCTTCGCTTGGGGCCTCCTTACCGCGCCCACGTTGGTG GTTCTTCACGAGACCTTCCCAAAGCACACGTTTCTAATGAATGGCCTGATTCAGGGAGTTAAG GGTCTGCTGTCGTTCCTGAGCGCTCCTCTGATTGGAGCCCTCTCAGACGTTTGGGGGCGCAAGTCCTTCCTTCTTCTCACCGTGTTCTTCACCTGCGCCCCCATCCCGCTTATGAAGATCAGCCCCTG gtggtACTTTGCGGTGATCTCCGTGTCAGGGGTGTTTGCGGTCACGTTCTCTGTGGTCTTTGCCTATGTGGCTGACATCACTCAGGAGCATGAGAGAAGCATGGCCTACGGCCTG GTGTCTGCCACCTTCGCTGCAAGTCTAGTGACGAGCCCGGCGATCGGCGCATACCTGGGCCGCGTGTATGGCGACAGCCTGGTGGTAGTGTTGGCCTCAGCCATCGCCATGCTGGACATCTGCTTCATCCTGGTCGCCGTGCCCGAGTCACTGCCCGAGAAGATGAGGCCCGCCTCGTGGGGGGCACCTATCTCCTGGGAGCAGGCCGACCCTTTTGCT tctcTGAGGAAAGTGGGCCAGGACTCCACAGTGCTGCTTATCTGTATAACAGTATTCCTGTCTTACCTACCTGAGGCCGGCCAGTATTCCAGCTTCTTCCTCTACCTGCGACAG ATCATGGACTTCTCTCCGGAGAGCGTAGCTGCCTTTATCGCTGTTCTGGGTCTGCTGTCCATCGTGGCACAG ACTGTTGTGTTGAGTCTGCTAATGCGCTCCATTGGTAATAAGAACACCATCCTACTCGGACTGGGCTTCCAGATACTGCAGCTGGCCTGGTATGGCTTCGGCAGTGAACCctg GATGATGTGGGCCGCAGGGGCAGTGGCCGCCATGTCCAGTATCACCTTTCCTGCCGTCAGCGCTCTGGTGTCTCGCACAGCTGAACCCGACCAGCAag GAGTGGGCCAGGGGATGGTCACAGGTATCCGTGGCCTGTGTAATGGTTTGGGTCCTGCCCTGTACGGCTTCATCTTTTACATCTTCCATGTGGAACTGGACGAGGTGCCAGCCGAGGGCCtggacacacatcacacacatcatcaccaaGAG AGTTCCATAATCCCGGGGCCCCCCTTCCTGTTCGGGGCGTGCTCTGTGCTGTTGGCCCTGCTGGTGGCACTGTTCATCCCAGAGCACCCTAACCTGGGTGTGTCGCGGGGGGGCAGCTGGAAGAAGCACACGTCCCCCCacagccacccccaccccgcccagCCCCCCAGCGAGGCCAAGGAGCCCCTGCTGCAGGACACCAACGTctga